In Candidatus Atribacteria bacterium, the following are encoded in one genomic region:
- a CDS encoding flavodoxin gives METKTKVLVAYATSYGSTQEIAEVISETLRSQGLTVDCEPIRKVKTIEGYSGVVLGAPFYMFHWHKEALHFLSEYREILTGHLPLAIFAGGPFGQVDGKEWQEVREKLDSELAKFPWLTPVSIEIVGGKFDPTKLRFPYNLIPALKKIPASDLRDWVKIRTWASSLAGKTGDGCNSSIVR, from the coding sequence ATGGAAACCAAAACTAAGGTTCTCGTAGCCTATGCTACTTCCTATGGTTCTACGCAGGAAATAGCCGAGGTGATCTCAGAGACGCTACGCAGCCAAGGGCTGACTGTGGATTGTGAACCGATACGGAAGGTGAAGACAATTGAAGGATATAGTGGAGTAGTCCTGGGTGCCCCATTCTATATGTTCCACTGGCATAAGGAAGCGCTTCATTTTTTGTCGGAGTACCGGGAAATTCTGACCGGCCATTTACCGCTAGCTATTTTTGCTGGTGGCCCCTTTGGCCAAGTAGACGGGAAGGAATGGCAGGAAGTACGGGAAAAATTAGATTCGGAACTAGCTAAATTCCCCTGGCTTACTCCGGTCTCTATTGAAATAGTGGGCGGAAAGTTTGATCCGACCAAGCTGCGCTTCCCCTATAATCTCATTCCCGCCCTCAAGAAGATACCGGCAAGTGACCTGCGGGATTGGGTGAAGATTCGTACCTGGGCAAGCAGCCTGGCCGGAAAAACAGGGGACGGCTGTAATAGCTCAATAGTTCGCTAA